Sequence from the Ancalomicrobiaceae bacterium S20 genome:
TGCGCCGATCGAGGCGCCGAGGCGGGCCGGTCCGCGGCGTGTCGCGATCGGTTCGGCGGTGATCGCGCGGATCAGCCGCTCGGCCGTCATCCGCGCGCGCGCCTCGTCGGAACGCCAGAGCAGCGCGGCGAATTCGTCGCCGCCCAGGCGGCCGACGATATCCGAAGTGCGCAACGCGCCCGTCAGCCGCTCGGCGAGCTTGGCCAGCGCCGCGTCGCCGGCGGAATGGCCGAACTGGTCGTTGACCGTCTTGAAGCCGTCGAGGTCGATGTAGAGCAGCGACGTCACCATGCCGTAGCGGCGCGACAGCTGGATCGCGCGCTCCAGTTCCTGCAGGAAGCCGCGGCGATTGAGCAGGCCGGTCAGCTCGTCGGCATGCGCGATCGCCTCCAGTTCGAGGATGCGCCGGTCGCGCGAGGCGATGCCGGCCCTGAGACGCGCGATGGTCGCCCGCAACAGCGCGGGATCGTCACCGTCGAGCGGCGGCTCGGCGGCGTCCATCCCCTCGAGGAGGCGTACGGGCGTCAAACTGTCGGCGTCATAAGACGTATCGCGCTCGGTGTTCATTGCCGGCGGCCATGTCTGGGGGAAAATCGCGGGGGAGCAAGGGCCCGTCACCACGGTCTCCCGGCCCGTGACGTCGGCGTGTCCCTCGCTATTGCGCAGGTGTTTAGCAGGATCTTCGCCTTGCGCCAACGGGGGCTATCTTCTATATCGCGCGCTTTCCCGGCGGATGCCCGGGCAGGCGGGGGTGGAGATGGCCGATCCGACGGTACCGGTCGCGATCATCATGGGCAGCCAGTCGGACTGGGAGACCATGCGACACGCGGCGGAGACGCTGGACGCGCTCGGCGTCGCCTTCGACGCGCGGATCGTCTCGGCGCATCGCACACCCGAACGGCTCTATGACTTCGCGCGCGGCGCCAAGGCGGCCGGGTTCAAGGTCGTGATCGCGGGCGCCGGCGGCGCGGCGCATCTGCCGGGCATGACGGCGGCGCTGACGCCGCTGCCGGTGTTCGGCGTGCCGGTCGAATCGAAGACGCTCAAGGGTCAGGACAGCCTCCTGTCGATCGTGCAGATGCCGGCCGGCATTCCGGTCGGCACGCTCGCGATCGGCAAGGCCGGCGCGGTCAATGCCGCGCTGCTCGCCGCCGCCGTGCTCGCGCTCGGCGATGCCGCGCTCGCCGAGCGGCTCGATGCCTGGCGTCTGCGCCAGACCGATACCGTCGCGGAGAAACCGGCCGACCATGTCTGAGACCAAGACCATCCGTACCGTCGGTATTCTGGGCGGCGGCCAGCTCGGCCGCATGCTGGCGCTCGCCGGAGCCCGTCTCGGTCTCGCCTCGGTGGTGTTCTGCCCCGACGAGGCGAGCCCGGCCTTCGACGTCGCGCGCGAGGCCTTCATCGCCGACTACGACGACGAGCAGGCGCTCGCGGATTTCGCCGCCTCGGTCGATGTCGTCACCTACGAATTCGAGAACGTGCCCGCCGCCACCGCGGCCTTCCTGGAGGCGCGCGTGCCGGTGCGTCCGGGCCGTCTCGCGCTCGAGACGTCGCAGGACCGTCTGACCGAGAAGACCTTCCTCTCCGGTCTCGGCATTCCGACCGCGCCGTTCCGCGCCGTGCTCGACAAGGCCGAACTCGCGGCGGCGCTCGAGGAGATCGGCTATCCGGCGATCCTGAAGACCCGTCGCTTCGGCTATGACGGCAAGGGCCAGGTCAAGATCCGCGGTCCGCAGGACGTCGACACCGCGATCGAGGCGATGCGCGGCGCGCCGGCGATCCTCGAGGGTCTGGTGCCCTTCGCGCGCGAGATCTCGGTCATCGCCGCCCGTGGGCTCGACGGCACCTCGATCACCTTCGACGTGCCGGAGAACGAGCATCGCGACCACATCCTGAAATTCTCGCGCGTGCCGGCCGACATCTCCGAGCCGACGGCGGCGGCGGCGCGGGCGATCGGCGCCAAGGTCGCCGAGGCGCTCGACTATGTCGGCGTCGTCGCGGTCGAGCTGTTCGTGGTCGAGGGCGCCGACGGCGAGACGCTGGTCGCCAACGAGATCGCACCGCGCGTGCACAATTCCGGTCATTGGACCGAGACGGCCTGCGTGATCTCGCAGTTCGAGGCGCACATGCGCGCGGTCGCCGGCCTGCCGCTCGCCGCGCCGACGCGGCACTCCGACGTGGTGATGGAGAACCTGATCGGCGACGATGTCGCGGCCGTGCCGCGCATCCTCGCCGAGCCGGGCGCGAGCCTGCATCTCTACGGCAAGTCCGAGGTGCGCGCCGGCCGCAAGATGGGTCACGTCAACCGGATCACGCCGCGACGGGTCTGAGCTTCGGCCGCAAACCCTCGAGCCGCTTCGCCGACCGGTCATCTGCCGGCGAAAATGGCGGAATGTAGCCATTTCGGGCAGGGTGTCCGGTGGACTCCTTTCGGATTTCTGCTATCTTACCAGGGCTTGCCGACGGATTGCGCGTCATGGTGGCGAGGATCGCCCTCGGGCCGACGTCTCGCTGTGATCCCGGACTTCGTGGGGCTTCGGCCGGACGGACCTCGGGTGTCGCCGGCCTCTGGTCCCTTCGGGTTCCGGCCTCGCCGCGTTCGACCGGTCGGAAGCATCGTCCGACCATCGATACGGGATCGAGCGCGTGCAGGTACTCGTTCGCGACAACAACGTCGATCAGGCGCTCCGCGCCCTCAAGAAGAAGATGCAGCGCGAAGGCATCTTCCGCGAAATGAAGCTCCGTGGGCATTACGAGAAGCCCTCGGAGAAGAAGGCCCGTGAGAAGGCGGAGGCCGTCCGCCGGGCGCGGAAGCTGGCCCGCAAGCGGGCCCAGCGCGAAGGCCTCGCCGCGGTCCACGTGCCGCGTGGGTGAGCGGCCGGTGGGTCTGTTCCTGTCGTCTCCGCCTCCAATGCGTGCGGCAGGCTCGGCTCTCAGGCGAGCCACGGGCGATGCCGCGCGCGGCCTGCGTCGGCCGGGGTGCCGGCGATCACCGGCAATGATGCCGCGTTCCTCCGAACCGCCACCGATCCATTGTCATCGCCGGGCTTGATCCGGCAATCCCGTGCGTCGGGCCTCTTCGCACGTTTGGATTTCTGCACGCTTTGGTTCTGCCTTTTGAGGCGCTGCCGCTCTGGATGCCCGGGGCGAGCCCGGGCATGACAAGGCGCAGGCATGGGGGGCTCAGGTCGGGTTGGGACGGCCATCAAGCGGCCGCGTTCGACGCGGGCCGGGGCATCACGGCGGAACGTGGACGCCCCCCTGTCGAGACCCAATGCGTGATTTCCTTGCGGCGCCCCGGAAAATCCGTATTCCTCAGGCAGTCGCAAGGGGCGGGTGCGGTTGCGATGGACGGCGCGGCGCGGTAATGCCGGGCCAGGGGACAGTCCGATGCCGCAACGCGAACGTGGCCGTGCCATGTCAGCCGATCCGTCAAGACCACGAGGTCCGAAGAACACGATGACCGCTTCGCCCAAGCCCGTTTCGGGCCGTCTCCGCTTTGCCGTTTCGGCCTCGGCCGTCGTCCTCTTCGCCGGCCTCGTCGCCGGCTGCGCCGGGACGGTCGGCGGCGGCGGTGGCGGAGGCTATGCTCCGGTCGAGGGTGACGGCGGCGTCGGCTCGCAGGCGAACATCGCCTCGCTGACCGAAGTGGTCCGTGCCAATCCGCGCGATCCGGGCGCGCTCAACATCCGCGGCGCCGCCTATGCCCGCGCCGGCGACACGCGGCTCGCGCTCGCCGATTTCGATGCCGCCATCCGGCTCGATCCGAACTTCCATCAGGCCTACGCCAATCGCGCGCTGGTGTTTCGCCAGCTCGGCCAGCTCGACAAGGCGCTCGCCGACTACACGCGCGCGATCGAGATCAACCCGTCCTACGATCAGGCCTATGTCGGCCGCGGCAACGTGTTCCGTCAGCTCGGCCAGCTCGACCGCGCCTACGCCGACTACAGCCAGGCGATCCAGCTCAATCCGCAGAGCCCGGCCGCCTACCACAATCGCGCCATCGTGCAGCAGGCGCAGGGCAACAGCCAGGGCGCGCTGAAGGACTATTCCTCGGCGATCGAGCGCGACGCCTCCGCCGCCGAGCCGTTCAACGGCCGGGGCATGATCAAGCTCGCCGGCGGTGACGCCAAGGGCGCGCTCGACGACTTCAACGCCGCGCTGAACAACAACCGCAACTTCGGCGAAGCCTGGCTGAACCGCGGTCTCGCCCAGGAAATCCTCGGCGACAAACAGGACGCGCTCGCCGCCTGCCAGCGTGCCGCGTCGCTCGACACCAACAACCAGAACGCCAAGGAATGCGTCCGCCGCCAGGGCGGGCAGACGTTCTGATCGGCAGAGCGCCGAGTGCTTTGACGTGCGGTCCCGGTCTGCGTCAAAGTGGTGTAGAGCCCGACGTCGCCGGGCGGGGCGGTGAGTGAATACTGTCCGGCTCGTCCTCTACCTGCGTGGCAGATTTCTTCTTTTTCCAAGCATCGCCGATGCCCTGGCGTGCCGGATATGAAGCCGTCCCGACCGCATCGATCAACTTGCCGATCAGATTGTCACGAATGGACTCGACCTTGATCTTGTCGAAACCGGTATTGGTGACGTCATCGAGCCCGAATATATCGCGAAGGTCTTTTACTGGTATCTTGCCTTCGCTAATGAGGGCGAGCCTCACGTACCTGAGAGCGTGGCGGCGGTGCAGCAGGATCGTCGATTCCCTGAAGCATGAATTCGCGTTGGCCGCGAGGATATAGCTGATACCCAGAACGATGCCTCCGGCGGTGATTCTCTTTATGAGTATCAAGATGAAATTGTATAGTTCGTTTGTAAATGGGGCTTCGATTCGCGGGGAAGGCAGTGCAAGGAAAAGGTATCCGGCGAACGCAATCGATATTGTCATGCAAAATGCGAGCGATATCATTCCAAGGGTGAAGTAACTATTCGCTCGTTGCGTCAGCTTTCGATGAGCCTTCTCAATTGCTATGTCGACGAGTAGCGCCTTGTGATTGAGGTTGTCATTCATGAAGGACGAGAGTGCCTGGATCGTCTTGTATCGGGCGCTCAGTTCGTCGGTGATGTCAGGCTATTGGTTCTTGTCGGCCGCTGGCGGATCTCTGTCGAGAATGCGGATCATCAGGGGTCTCGCTCCGTTCATGCCGTGAGCGATGTTAGCTCCCCGTTCTGCGTCCTACGATTGTGGTTCTACGTAACTCTTTGTTCATCGCCGACCGGAGCGTTCTGGTGGGGCGCCTCGTCAAGAAGCAACACCCTGCCTCGCGCGCTTCCTCCGACGGTCGGTTGCCTCCCAGGAAGAGGCGCTGGTCGATCGGCTGCGGCCGTCTGCGTTCGGCAGGTTGCACTCTCGCAATGCAGTATGCTGCCTCGTTCCTCACATTCCAGAATAATGCAGTCCGTCTTGTCTAGGTATTGCGCTCCAATACCCATGATTGTTGATGGGTGAATTTGCTGTCCTATGCACGGCATTGGTGCGCCGTTTCTTGGCTTCGGCATACTGTGCCGTTTCTTTATCCGATAACGGAGTTTTTCTCTCTTTTGGTCCTCCAGCGAGGCGCTGTCAGCTTCGTCGTCACGTTACTGTGACGGGCAAGGCGCGGTGGTGGTCCGCGCGCTTCAGGAAAGGACTGCGGGATGTTGCTCCGTTCTACGCTTCTTCGTCGGTTCGCGCTGGTTGTCGGTCTGGCCGCAGCGGTGCCTGCGCAGGCGGCCGAGGTCCTCAAGGTCGGCTCGACGCCGACCGGCATTCCGTTCACCTTCCTCGACACCAAGACGAACACGATCCAGGGCGTCATGGTCGACATCATCAACGAGGTCGGCAAGGAGACGGGCTACACGATCCAGATCGAGCCGATGGCGTTCTCGGCGCTGATCCCGTCCTTGACCTCCAACAAGATCGACGTGATCTCAGCGGCCATGTTCGCGACCGAGAAGCGCAAGGAGATCATGGACTTCACCGACACGGTCTACGGTTACGGCGAGGCCATGGTGGTCGCGAAGTCCGACACCAAGGCCTACAAGGAACTCGCCGACCTCAAGGGCGAGACGGTCGGCGCCCAGGTCGGCACCGCCTTCGTCGACCCGCTCAAGAACGCCGGCGTGTTCGCCGAGGTGAAGGTCTACGACACCGGCCCGGACATGATGCGCGACGTCATGAACGGGCGGATCAAGGCCACCTTCATCGACTATCCGGTCATCGCCTATCAGATGGGCCAGGGCCAGTTTCCGACCCTGCGCATCGTCACCGATTACAAGCCGCTGGTGAACGGCCAGATCGGCATCGGCCTGCGCAAGGGCGACGACAAGCTGCCGAAGTTCAATGCGGCGATCGCCAAGATCAAGGCGGACGGGCGGCTGGCGGCGATCATCAAGAAGTGGGGCCTCTGAGGGCGTAGCCCGATGCGCGCGGCCGCCTGCCGGCCGCGCGCCGATCCGATCTTGATCCGCCGCGTGTCGGGAGAAGCCGCTTGGAATCCTTTGTCAAAGACGCCGTCGAGTTCACGCCGATCTTACTGCAGGGCCTGTGGCTCACGATCGCGGTGACCATCGGCTCGCTGATCCTGTCGACGGTGCTCGGCCTCGTCTGGGCGCTGATCCGCGTCGGCGGCAACCCGGTCCTCGGCCGTGCCGTGGCCGGGCTGATCAACGTGATCCGCGGCGTGCCGATCATCGTCCAGCTGTTCTACATCTACTTCGTGCTGCCGGATTTCGGCATCGCGCTGACAGCGCTGCAAGCCGCGATCATAGGCCTCGGCATCGCCTATTCCGCCTATCAGGCCGAGAATTTCCGCGCCGGCATCGAGGCGATCGATCAGGGTCAGCTCGAGGCGGCGCAGTCGATCGGCATGGGCTGGTGGCTGACCATGCGCCGC
This genomic interval carries:
- a CDS encoding ABC transporter substrate-binding protein; translation: MLLRSTLLRRFALVVGLAAAVPAQAAEVLKVGSTPTGIPFTFLDTKTNTIQGVMVDIINEVGKETGYTIQIEPMAFSALIPSLTSNKIDVISAAMFATEKRKEIMDFTDTVYGYGEAMVVAKSDTKAYKELADLKGETVGAQVGTAFVDPLKNAGVFAEVKVYDTGPDMMRDVMNGRIKATFIDYPVIAYQMGQGQFPTLRIVTDYKPLVNGQIGIGLRKGDDKLPKFNAAIAKIKADGRLAAIIKKWGL
- a CDS encoding tetratricopeptide repeat protein, with protein sequence MTASPKPVSGRLRFAVSASAVVLFAGLVAGCAGTVGGGGGGGYAPVEGDGGVGSQANIASLTEVVRANPRDPGALNIRGAAYARAGDTRLALADFDAAIRLDPNFHQAYANRALVFRQLGQLDKALADYTRAIEINPSYDQAYVGRGNVFRQLGQLDRAYADYSQAIQLNPQSPAAYHNRAIVQQAQGNSQGALKDYSSAIERDASAAEPFNGRGMIKLAGGDAKGALDDFNAALNNNRNFGEAWLNRGLAQEILGDKQDALAACQRAASLDTNNQNAKECVRRQGGQTF
- a CDS encoding GGDEF domain-containing protein yields the protein MAQGEDPAKHLRNSEGHADVTGRETVVTGPCSPAIFPQTWPPAMNTERDTSYDADSLTPVRLLEGMDAAEPPLDGDDPALLRATIARLRAGIASRDRRILELEAIAHADELTGLLNRRGFLQELERAIQLSRRYGMVTSLLYIDLDGFKTVNDQFGHSAGDAALAKLAERLTGALRTSDIVGRLGGDEFAALLWRSDEARARMTAERLIRAITAEPIATRRGPARLGASIGAVEIGPDDTAAAVLARADKAMYADKNSRRPRYEG
- the rpsU gene encoding 30S ribosomal protein S21; this translates as MQVLVRDNNVDQALRALKKKMQREGIFREMKLRGHYEKPSEKKAREKAEAVRRARKLARKRAQREGLAAVHVPRG
- a CDS encoding amino acid ABC transporter permease, producing MESFVKDAVEFTPILLQGLWLTIAVTIGSLILSTVLGLVWALIRVGGNPVLGRAVAGLINVIRGVPIIVQLFYIYFVLPDFGIALTALQAAIIGLGIAYSAYQAENFRAGIEAIDQGQLEAAQSIGMGWWLTMRRVVLPQAARIALPSYGNTMIMILKDSSQASTITVAELALQGKLIAASTFKNASVFSLVALIYLVMCVPLILLVGRLEKQGRKGDRR
- the purE gene encoding 5-(carboxyamino)imidazole ribonucleotide mutase; the protein is MADPTVPVAIIMGSQSDWETMRHAAETLDALGVAFDARIVSAHRTPERLYDFARGAKAAGFKVVIAGAGGAAHLPGMTAALTPLPVFGVPVESKTLKGQDSLLSIVQMPAGIPVGTLAIGKAGAVNAALLAAAVLALGDAALAERLDAWRLRQTDTVAEKPADHV
- a CDS encoding 5-(carboxyamino)imidazole ribonucleotide synthase: MSETKTIRTVGILGGGQLGRMLALAGARLGLASVVFCPDEASPAFDVAREAFIADYDDEQALADFAASVDVVTYEFENVPAATAAFLEARVPVRPGRLALETSQDRLTEKTFLSGLGIPTAPFRAVLDKAELAAALEEIGYPAILKTRRFGYDGKGQVKIRGPQDVDTAIEAMRGAPAILEGLVPFAREISVIAARGLDGTSITFDVPENEHRDHILKFSRVPADISEPTAAAARAIGAKVAEALDYVGVVAVELFVVEGADGETLVANEIAPRVHNSGHWTETACVISQFEAHMRAVAGLPLAAPTRHSDVVMENLIGDDVAAVPRILAEPGASLHLYGKSEVRAGRKMGHVNRITPRRV